The following coding sequences are from one Holophagales bacterium window:
- a CDS encoding TonB-dependent receptor has protein sequence MNRYGKWLVLLVLPILVGTLAQAQGLPTGTLNGRVSETEGLVLPGVTVTAKSPALQGTRTAVTNVNGDFAIPNLPPGDYVVSFVMPGFQPVTRNVKVSASQQVAVNTKLSISSVAAEATVVAQSESVSQTAQAATTFSAETTKKLPVARTLLASVVLSPGVNANGPSAAVTVSGAQSFDNVMTINGVNIQDNLRGTPNNLFIEDAIQETTTMTSGVSAEYGRFTGGVINAVTKQGGNAFSGSVRVNLNNDDWQSQSPIPVVYADTVSPTYEATLGGPIWKDRAWFFAAGRYNENEFSGQTAAPTNISFPRTNTDTRYEAKLTITPFQNHTLTGSYTNSTLEQDGYYFTTLPLLDLEPIHTRQLPNDLLSLNYNGVLTSNLFVEAQYSNKNFKFENSGSRVNELIGGTAVLIQDQGLAQMYAPLFCAVCPGAGEERNNDNYLLKGTWFLSTKSLGSHNIAFGYDNFGSQRLSNNWQSGSSWLLYPSSVQYSGGALYPVIDSSSYLVFAPIPSISQGSDIRTNSLFVNDSWRLNDRFSFNIGLRWDKNDATDAAGMTTAKDSAFSPRLSASYDVKGDGKLRVSASYARYVGQVQEGFAGSGATGAGAPASYYYYWTGAPINDGATGPYVTTDQVLRTMFGALGVTGLNQFPNVPADTASVPGVNLLIRDSLDSPYADEFVLGVGGSFGPNLVYRVDGVHRKFTNFYSTRRDTSTGQVEDSVGNVYDLGLYENSTEPEREYTGLHSSVGWRMEGLNLSANWTWSRMRGNFVGENAGSGPLAATFDNYPEYFDVAWNAPRGDLSQDQRHRVRLLASYDFRLGMLGITPGLVQSYDSGTPYGAVGNVNSGAYVTNPGYSAPPATVQYYFTSRDAYRTDDVWATNLSLNLSANIGPVEVFVQPQILNLFNNDAVMYPNTSVSVGTGATPNAAGLVRFDPFTTTPVECPQTASAAECRAMGANWKKGANFGRPTTGAANAFSRSGSFQGTRLWFVSMGVRF, from the coding sequence ATGAACAGATACGGGAAATGGCTCGTCCTGCTCGTCCTGCCGATTCTCGTCGGGACGCTCGCCCAGGCGCAGGGCCTGCCGACCGGAACCCTGAACGGGCGGGTCTCCGAGACCGAGGGTCTCGTTCTGCCCGGAGTGACCGTCACGGCGAAGTCGCCGGCGCTCCAGGGGACCCGCACCGCGGTCACGAACGTGAACGGTGACTTCGCCATCCCGAACCTGCCCCCGGGCGACTACGTCGTCTCGTTCGTGATGCCGGGCTTCCAGCCCGTGACGCGCAACGTCAAGGTCTCGGCGAGCCAGCAGGTCGCCGTGAACACGAAGCTCTCCATCTCGTCGGTCGCCGCCGAGGCGACGGTCGTCGCCCAGAGCGAGTCGGTCTCACAGACGGCCCAGGCCGCCACGACCTTCTCCGCCGAGACGACGAAGAAGCTCCCGGTCGCCCGGACGCTGCTCGCATCGGTCGTCCTGAGCCCCGGCGTCAACGCGAACGGGCCGAGCGCCGCCGTCACGGTCTCGGGCGCCCAGTCGTTCGACAACGTCATGACGATCAACGGGGTGAACATCCAGGACAACCTCCGGGGAACCCCGAACAACCTCTTCATCGAGGACGCCATCCAGGAGACGACGACGATGACGTCGGGCGTCTCGGCGGAGTACGGCCGGTTCACGGGAGGCGTCATCAACGCGGTGACGAAGCAGGGCGGGAACGCCTTCAGCGGGTCCGTCCGCGTGAACCTGAACAACGACGACTGGCAGTCGCAGTCGCCGATCCCGGTCGTCTACGCCGACACGGTCTCGCCGACCTACGAGGCCACGCTCGGCGGACCGATCTGGAAGGACCGTGCCTGGTTCTTCGCCGCGGGGCGATACAACGAGAACGAGTTCTCGGGCCAGACGGCGGCCCCGACGAACATCTCCTTCCCGCGCACCAACACCGACACCCGGTACGAGGCGAAGCTGACGATCACCCCCTTCCAGAACCACACCCTCACCGGTTCGTACACGAACAGCACGCTCGAGCAGGACGGCTACTACTTCACGACCCTGCCGCTCCTCGACCTCGAACCGATCCACACGCGTCAGCTTCCGAACGACCTCCTCTCCCTGAACTACAACGGCGTCCTCACGTCGAACCTCTTCGTGGAGGCGCAGTACTCCAACAAGAACTTCAAGTTCGAGAACTCTGGGAGCCGCGTCAACGAGCTGATCGGTGGCACGGCGGTCCTGATCCAGGACCAGGGGCTGGCCCAGATGTACGCCCCCCTCTTCTGCGCCGTCTGCCCCGGCGCGGGTGAAGAGCGCAACAACGACAACTACCTCCTCAAGGGCACGTGGTTCCTCTCCACGAAGAGCCTCGGCTCGCACAACATCGCCTTCGGGTACGACAACTTCGGCAGCCAGCGCCTGTCCAACAACTGGCAGTCCGGGAGCTCCTGGCTCCTCTACCCGTCCTCCGTCCAGTACAGCGGCGGAGCCCTGTACCCCGTGATCGACTCGAGCTCCTACCTCGTCTTCGCGCCGATCCCGTCGATCAGCCAGGGGAGCGACATCCGGACGAACTCGCTCTTCGTGAACGACTCGTGGCGGCTCAACGACCGCTTCTCGTTCAACATCGGCCTCCGGTGGGACAAGAACGACGCCACCGACGCCGCCGGCATGACGACGGCCAAGGACAGCGCGTTCAGCCCCCGGCTCTCGGCGAGCTACGACGTGAAGGGAGACGGGAAGCTGCGCGTCTCGGCGAGCTACGCCCGCTACGTGGGGCAGGTCCAGGAAGGCTTCGCCGGGAGCGGCGCCACCGGGGCGGGTGCGCCGGCCTCGTACTACTACTACTGGACGGGCGCTCCGATCAACGACGGCGCGACCGGACCGTACGTCACGACCGACCAGGTCCTCCGGACGATGTTCGGGGCGCTCGGAGTCACCGGCCTGAACCAGTTCCCGAACGTCCCCGCCGACACGGCGTCCGTTCCGGGCGTGAACCTCCTGATCCGCGACAGCCTCGACTCGCCCTATGCCGACGAGTTCGTCCTCGGCGTCGGCGGGTCCTTCGGGCCGAACCTCGTCTACCGGGTCGACGGCGTCCACCGCAAGTTCACGAACTTCTACTCGACCCGGCGCGACACGTCGACGGGCCAGGTGGAGGACTCGGTCGGGAACGTCTACGACCTCGGCCTCTACGAGAACTCGACCGAGCCGGAGCGCGAGTACACGGGCCTGCACTCCTCCGTCGGGTGGCGCATGGAAGGCCTCAACCTCTCCGCGAACTGGACCTGGTCCCGGATGCGCGGGAACTTCGTCGGCGAGAACGCCGGCAGCGGTCCGCTCGCCGCGACCTTCGACAACTACCCGGAGTACTTCGACGTCGCGTGGAACGCGCCCCGCGGCGACCTCTCGCAGGACCAGCGCCACCGCGTCCGTCTCCTGGCGAGCTACGACTTCCGGCTCGGGATGCTCGGGATCACGCCGGGCCTCGTCCAGTCCTACGACAGCGGGACGCCGTACGGCGCCGTCGGCAACGTCAACAGCGGAGCCTACGTGACGAACCCCGGCTACTCGGCGCCCCCGGCCACCGTTCAGTACTACTTCACGTCGCGCGACGCCTACCGCACGGACGACGTGTGGGCCACGAACCTCTCGCTCAACCTGAGCGCGAACATCGGGCCGGTCGAGGTCTTCGTCCAGCCGCAGATCCTGAACCTCTTCAACAACGACGCCGTCATGTACCCGAACACGTCGGTGTCCGTGGGGACCGGAGCGACGCCGAACGCGGCGGGTCTCGTCCGCTTCGACCCCTTCACGACGACCCCGGTCGAGTGCCCCCAGACCGCATCCGCGGCCGAGTGCCGGGCGATGGGAGCGAACTGGAAGAAGGGCGCCAACTTCGGCCGGCCCACGACGGGCGCGGCGAACGCCTTCTCCCGCTCGGGCTCCTTCCAGGGAACGCGTCTCTGGTTCGTGTCGATGGGAGTCCGCTTCTAG